The nucleotide sequence TGAAAACTGGTGGAAAGAAGTTTCTGTTGATTTTGATAAAGAAGTTTGTTTTAAGATAGGTAATAAACTAGAAAATCCAATCACACTAACCGCTCATGACGTACATGCGGCTAACGGACAACAACCTTGGAACCAACCGAGTATTCGTGAAGGACAAAAAGGATCAGGATATTGGAGTGTAAACATTCTTTCAGAAGGTACTTACGAGCTATCACTAAGAAGATATCCGCTCGAGGCAAATTTAGCTTTAAATGCATCAGCAAAGGCTATAACTAGAAAAGAAATTTCAGGTCTTGAGGAAGATGTTCCTGCCGGAAAAGTTATGAATTATGTAGCAGCAACTATTAATTTTGGGAATACTGTAAAAGAAAAAGTAAATGTATCACCTACTGATTTTGCAGCTAACTTTAGAGTACATCTAAAAGCAGGTAAAACAACTTTAAATGCTAGTTTTATAGATGACAAAGGAGAGGAGAATGTTGCCTATTACGTGTACATAAAGAAAATATAAATACACAAAATTGTATAATAAAAAACTCCAGAATGCTCTGGAGTTTTTTACTATATAAGTATTTGGTTTTATTGCTTGCTTGCAGTCTTATCTTTAAATGCTTCTATTTCAAAAATAAGTGTAGCATTTGGCGGAATCACACCACCAGCGCCACTTTCACCATAAGCTAAATTGGATGGGATAACTGCAATGATTTTTTCACCAATGGTTAGTAATTCCATAGCCTCAGTAAATCCTGGAATCATACTGTCTTTTTTGCCTACTTCATAAGGGAAAGGTTGGTATCCGTTTTGAGCTGCACGATTAGGGTTGTGTTGTCCGTAAGTTTTACTTAACTCTTCATAACTAGTGTCAAATAAGGTTCCATCTTCAAAATAACCTGCATAGTGAAAGTAGATTGTTGAGCCAGGAGCAGGTTTTACTCCGTTTCCTTTGTTGATTACTTTATACGCTAAACCTGAAGCTGTTGTTTTAGCCGAAGCTTTAACTTCATTGATATATGCTTTTTTAGCTGCTATTACTGGGGCATATTTTTCAAAGTAAGCTCTTTTTTGTTCTTCTTGTAGAGCGATCTCTTTTTGTCTGTTTTCTTCGTCAATCAAAGCTTGTTTTTTATCGTCTTCTGCTTTGTTATTGAAATAATTAGTAAAAACTTTAGCAGCATCAAACTTTTTAGCCAAAGCACCCACCTTTGTGATGGTAATTTTTGTAGTTACATCTCCTTGAGTGATAGCATTAACAATATCCATACCTTCAGTAACATGTCCAAAAATAGTATGTTTTCCATCTAACCAAGGTGTTTCTTTATGTGTAATAAAGAATTGACTTCCATTGGTTTTCGGTCCAGAATTAGCCATCGCTAGGATACCACCTTTATCAAATTTTAATTCTGGCAAGAATTCATCTTTAAAGGCGTAGCCTGGATCTCCTGCACCCGTTCCTTGTGGGTCTCCTCCTTGAATCATAAAGTCATTAATTACTCTATGAAATTTAAGACCGTTAAAAAAAGGCTTTCCTTTTAGTTTTTCATCTTTTACGAATTTGTTTGTTCCTTCAGCAAGTGAAATAAAGTTAGCAACCGTTACTGGCGTTTTTTGGTATTCTAATTCGATAACAATAGTACCTTTAGTAGTATTTATCGTTGCAAAAATTCCTTCGGCAGGTTTTTTAGAAGCTGCTTTGGTGGTAGTTGTTGGTTTTTTAGTAACAACTGTTTTTTTTGTAGTTTGTGCTTGGATATTTAAAACACCTAAGAGCACAAGGCATAAAAATTTTAATTTCATTTTGATAATTTTAAGGTCTTTTTTATTGTTGTGATTCTAAAAGTTCAATTTCAAAAATAATATTGGCATTTGGAGGTATTACATCTCCAGCTCCACCAGCTCCATAAGCTAAATGGGAAGGAATAAATAATACAGCTTTATCTCCAAAGGACAATTTTTCAAGTCCTTCTATAAATCCAGGAATCATGCCATCTTTTCTACCCGCTTGAAATGGGATAGGAATGTATTGATTTGCTTCGGCTCTAGCAGGGTCAAATTTTCCAAATGTTTTAGCGATGTTTTGGATACTAGTATCAAAAAGTCTACCATCTTCTAAAAAACCGGCATAATGAATAAAAATTTCTGTTCCTTTTGAAGGTTTCTTACCAGCTGATTTTTTGGTAATGACATACTTTAAACCTGTTGACGTTTTAGTAGCTTTTGCTTTTAATGCATTAAAATAATTGGTTTTGTCTTCTCGAACTTCCTTGAATTTTTCATCATAAACGGATAATTCAGCAAGTTTTTTCTTTTGTTTTTCAGCCTCAACTGAGAAATAATCGTAAAATGTTTTCTCTGCATTGAATTTTTTTGCAGCTTCTCCTTTTCGAATAATTGTCACACTTTTGATAAAATCGTTTTGTTGTATCTGATTGACAACTTCCATTCCTTTATCTACTACATGTCCAAAAATAGTATGTTTGCCGTCCAGCCAAGAAGTAGGAAGGTGTGTGATGAAGAATTGACTACTGTTTGTAGCTGGTCCGTTATTGGCCATTGCCAAAACACCACCATCCGAAAATCTTAAATCGGTAATTTCATCTTTGAATTTATAACCTGCATCCCCCGAACCAGTTCCTAATGGATCTCCAGTTTGAATCATAAAATCATTGATAACTCTGTGAAACTTTAATCCATCATAAAATGGGCGTCCTTTAAGATGTTCATTGGTAACAAAATTATTTTTTCCTTCTGCCAATGTTATAAAATTTGCCACAGTTATTGGTGCTTTAGTATAATTGAGTTCAAGAATAATTTCGCCCCTATTGGTTTCAATTTTAGCATACAGACCATCAGCTAAATTATCGTTTTCGTCTTTACACGAATAAAAGCTAAAGATTATAAGTAAAAAATATAGGATGTTTTTTTTCATAGTTATTTGGTTGTTATTTAATGCTGTCTTTTCGTTTTATAGGTGTTTTTGGGGCTTTATGTTCTGTCTTTTCAGTTGGATTGTTACTGTCGTTTAAAGCGTTTTGAAGTGCAACTTGAGTTGCTATTTTACGTTCCTCTTGTTCTTTTTGGTAAGCAACTTCAGATTTAAAATCTTTAAGTGTTACTGTGATTAATAAAGGTTCATTTGTGCCAATTTTTTTAGTATCTCCACGATATCCATATGCTTTGTGTGAAGGGAAAAAGAAGTTTACTTTTTCTCCACGATGCATTAATTTAATACCATCTCTTAATCCTATAAGTATGTCTTCCTTGTCTACATAATAGGTTTGCGGTCTGAGTTCTAGTTCTGAATAGATTATTTTGCCATCAATGTCTTTAATTTCATAGTTGAAAAAAGCAACATCTCCTTTTTTGGGAGTAATGGTGTCTTGTAGGTTTTTAGTAATGTAATTGTACCAATATCCTTTGTCAGATGTATAGTATTGTGTTTTAGAATCTTTTTTTATAATGGCTTTGATTCTTTCTTCTTCGCTTGCATTTAACTTTTTATTTCTATCAATTGATTTTTTCATAAAAGTTCCCGAAGCATGTGAAATCGGTCTTCGAACTTCTTGATTATGTTTGCAATTCAATAGGAATAGTGAAAGAAATACCCCAAATACTATTTTATAGCTCATGTTGTGTGTAGGTTAGTTGCGTTACTATATTTTCAAATTTCTGAATGGTATCTTCCATTGATAATTCTGATTTTCCTCCAGCGGCATTGCGGTGTCCACCTCCGTTGAAATGGTCTCTAGCAAATTGATTTGCATCAAAATCTCCTTGTGAGCGGAACGAAATTTTAATTATTTTTTCATCTTTATTTTCAATAAAAATAGCTGTAAAAATAATCCCTTTGATACTTAATCCATAATTAACGATTCCTTCAGTGTCTCCTTTTACATAATGGAAAGTATCAAGTTCGTCTTGGGTTAAGGTAGTGTAAGCAGTGTTATGTTCAGCAAGAATCTTCATGTTTTGAAGTGCTCTTCCTAATAATTGTAAACGACTATAAGAACTATTGTCAAAAAGTAAATTTGGAATTTGAGTGTTTTGAACGCCTAAATCAATCAGTTCAGCGACAATTCTATGAGTGTTTCCGGTAGTTCCTGGGAATTTGAAAGATCCAGAGTCTGTTAAAATTCCAGTGTAGATACAAGTTCCAATTGTTGTATCAATAAGTTCTTTTTTATCTAAAAACGAAATGAAATTGTAAATCATTTCACAAGTAGATCCAATCGAAGTATCAGAATACATATAAGTGGAGTAATCATCAGGTTTTTGATGGTGATCAATCATAATGAAAGTAGCTTTTTGTTCAGCTAAAACAACTTCCATTTCGTTACCTGTTCTATGAAAAGCATTGAAATCTAAAGTGAAAATAAGATCAGCTTCGTTTAATATTTTAGTGCAATTTTCTTTGTCTTTTTCAAATACTTTAACTGTTTTTGAACCTGGTAACCAAGCTAAAAAATCAGGAAATTCATTTGGAACAATTACTATTGCTTGATGATTTAATTTTAATAAAAAATGGTATAAGGCTAAAGTAGAGCCCATTGCGTCTCCATCTGGATTACGGTGAGGAATGATGGCAATTTTTTTTGGGCTAGCTAATAATAGCTGTATAGCTTGTATGTCTTGTGTTTTCATAGTGTGCGAATTTACATTTTTTTACTGTAAAATAGGAGTTGAAATCAAAATTAACATGATTTTAGAGGATAACTTTATCTATTGTATTTAGATACAAATTTGCTTCGCTCGTTCGGTTTCGCTTGAGCCACGAATTGGAACGAATGAATTGCGCATATAATTACCCGAAATTTGAAAATAACTTTGGGGATGTTTTTTTAAAATTTACAAATGCTTCAAGTTCGCTCTTTTAAAGCGTTGGTACAATTTGTGTTTAGCTCCTTTCGAGTTTTGGGAACTATAAATCCCTACAGAACCCGAAAACAGGTAGGCTATACAACAGGCCAAAGCAATATATAAGCCACTTTCGAACCCAAAAAGTTCCATTCCCATTGCGGTACAAGCAATTGGGGTATGTGTAGCTCCTGAAAAAACAGCCACAAAGCCCATTCCGGCTAGTAATGCGATTGGTAGCGGGATGATTAATGATAGAGCACTACCTAAAGTAGCACCTACAAAGAAGAGTGGAGTAACTTCGCCTCCTTTAAATCCACAGCCAAGTGTAAAACCTGTAAAGAGTATTTTGAGCAAAAAATCATAATTCTCACTTGGATTACTAAACGCATCCACAATAACTGGGACTCCTAAGCCTACAAATTTATGAACATTGAAAAAGTAGATGGCTAATGCCAAAATGGTTCCACCAATAAAAGGACGTAGTGGTGGGTATTTGATATTTTTGGAAAATAATCGCCCCCAGAAATGAGTGGTTCGAGAAAAAAGCATGGCCGCAAATCCAAAAAAGATACTTGCTAGTACTATCCAAAGTAAAATAGTTCCGTTTATGTTTGGAATAGTAGGAATGCTGTAATGGGTGTGTTTAACAGCCCAAAATTCAACTGTAAAATGAGCCATAAAAGCAACCGCAAACGAAAGAATGATACTTTTAAAGTCGATTTTACTACAGTATAAAACCTCAATGGCAAAAATAGCACCTGCTAATGGAGTGCCAAATACGGAAGCAAAACCAGCGCTAATTCCCATGACGATAAGTGCTCGTCTATCTGTGTTTTCTAAGTTGAAGATAATTTTGAACTGGTCGGCTATGGCACCACCCATTTGCACGGCTGTACCTTCACGTCCTGCAGACCCTCCAAAAAGATGAGTTATTAAAGTTCCAATAAGGACAAAAGGAGCCATTTTTAATGGAATCACTTTTTGCGGTTTGTCATATTCTTCTAGGAGTAAGTTGTTTCCTTTTACGACTGATGTTCCATAATAATGATAGCCTAAACCAATAAGCAATCCTCCCATTGGCAACAGCCAAACAATCCAATTATGATGTTCTCTAATTTGGGTAACCCATTCTAAAGAAACTAGAAAAAAAGCAGAGGCAGAACCAGAAAAAAAGCCTATCAAAACACAAATGAAAAACCATTTGAGTAAGATAGGCAGTATTGTTTTGACTTTTTCTAACATGAAGTTATTTGTCAGGGCAAATAAATGGTTTATGTAACCGCAGATTTGCATTTTTTTTTTTTGAATTATTCTGATGCATTTAAACCGCTTTAAAGCGGAATTAGCGCAAATTTTACACAAACCTTAAATTTAAATTTTAAGGAAGAAATCTGTGAATCTGCGGTTATATTATTATTGCATCAGTTTGCTCGGGATATTTTATAAAGTCTGATGTTTTATACAGAAAGAACAGCTGTTAATTCGATTTCAACTAAATATTCTGGAGCAACTAATTGATTGATTCCGTAAAAACCTGTAGTAGGTTTAACATCTTTAAAGAATTGAGCATGAGCAGTTGCAACTGCTTCAAAAGTACTTACGTCAGTTGTAAAAATACGCGTACGAATAACGTCTTTCATACTTGCGTTTAAATCTTCTAAAACTTTTTCAACACGTTCTAGGATGTTTAGCGTTTGAGCATGAGCATCATCAGCTTTTACTTTGTCACCGTCAATGATAGCCACTGTACCCGAAACTTCGATGATGTTTCCAATACGTACCGCACGACAATAGCCCATTTTGTCCTCCCATGGCGAACCTGTTAATATGTTTTCTCTTTTCATTTTGTTTGTTTTAAGCTGATTATTAAAATGTTATACCTAAATGATGATTCTGGTATATTTTTTGCAATTTATAAAAAATAGTCAAATAAAAAACACTGATTTTTTATTTATAAAGGCAATTGTATATAGTTATAAAATTACTGCAAATTGGCAGATTTTTTTAGATATCTATTTTTATTTGAGACGAAAAAAATAGCGTAATTCCGCTTTAAAGCGGTTTATTTGTATTTAAATTTTTTAATAAAATTAGCAACAGCGAAAGCGAATAGGCAAAGTAATCTGTGGTTGTATGAGTTTTAGTATTTATCTTCTAGATGATATATTTTGCTCTATTTTCGACTAATAAAGTAAAGTTAAAGTACAACCAAAACGGGTATTATATAAGGTTGGTTTTTTATTTTTGGAAAAAATAGTTTTAGACGTAGTCATTATAATATAGTATGAAGCGAATTCTTTTTTTTATTTTTATGATTGGTATAGTTACTACAGGGTATTCTCAAATTGAGTTTAACAAAACCTTCAAAGTAATTCCGCCTGCAACTGTTCCGCCTAAAGCGGAAGTGAAACCAGTGCCTAAAATCCCAAATGACAAAGATCCTTTTGCAGTTGTGCCCGTTCCTAATGCAAAGAATCTAGAAAAGCCTTTAGAAGACCCAACATATTCAAATGGAAAAAAACCAGCGCCTATTTCGATGATAGAGCAAAATGATTTTGACGATCCTGGGAAAGAGCTAAAAGCGAAGTTGTCAAGAAGTTTAGATAGATCATTAGTAGATCAAGGTTTAAAGGAAGATTCTCGATTGTTAGTGAAAATTGATGTGAATTTTGGAGATATTCGAACTAAATCAGAGTTTTTTGTCATTAAATGTCGAGATTTCGGTCAGATTGATGGTGATTTAATCAAAGCTACATTGAATAATCAAACGGTAAAAAGTAGATTGTTATTAGAAAATAGCTACCAAGAGTTCCGTATTTATTTTAAAGAAGGTATTAATACATTTGAATTAGAAGCATTGAACAGAGGGAGTTTGGGTGGGAATACAGCAGAGTTCCAGATATATGATGATAAAGGAAAGCATGTACGGTCTGATTTTTGGGAAAATTGGGACACAGGAGTAAAAGGAAAATTTATAATTGTTAAGGAGTGATTTATTCCTAATTATTAAAGATTGAATACTCAATAACCTTTATTAATGAACGATTATTGAATATTCAACCTATATAAAAAAAAGAGTAACGATAGGGTAGTAAGTTTTTTAAATTAGAAATTTATACTTAATTATCTTGTTTTTGAAAATTTAAGTCTCATTCCTTTATTGTTTTCATCGAAAACACCATTGTCATAAACCAGTTTCCCATTTACAAAAGTTTTGGTTACTGAACTTTTAAAGTTTTGATTTTCAAATGGTGACCATTTGCATTTGTATAAAATAGAGTTTGGAGTAACATTCCAAGTTTTATTTAAATCAACTAATACTAAATCAGCATAATATCCTTCTCTTATGTACCCGCGTTCTTTAATTTTATAGCATTCTGCTACATTGTGACACATTTTTTCAACGATTTTTTCCAAACTTATCTTTCCTTGATGGTGAAGTTCCAGCATGGCCACTAAGGCGTGTTGTACCAATGGACCACCAGAAACAGCCTGGAAATAGTTGCCTGTTTTTTCTTCGATTGAATGAGGTGCGTGATCAGTAGCAATAATATCGAGCTTGTCTTCCAGCAAAGCAGTAAGTAGACCGTTTTTGTCTTTTTTTGTTTTTATCGATGGATTCCATTTTATTTTAGCGCCTAAAACTTCATAATCTTCTTCAGAAAACCACAGATGATGAACACAAGCCTCAGCAGTAATCCTTTTTTGATTAATTGGGATTTGGTTGTTAAATAAATTGGCTTCGGCTAAAGTTGAAATATGATATAAATGCAAGCGGTTGTTGTGTTTTTTTGCAATTTCTATAACCTGTTTAGTTGCTTTATAACAAGCTTCTTCACTTCTTATTTTTGCATGATATTTAAACGGAATATCATTATTGTAAAGCTTTTTGTAGATTGCTGTATTCTGCTTGATGATTGCTTCATCTTCACTATGTAGTGCTACTAAGGTATCGGTTCTTGCAAATAATTTTTCAAGAAAATCGGGGTAATTTGCTAAGATACCTTCGTCATTGTTGAAGTACAAGCCGTCATCGGTTATTCCACAAACATTTTCTGTATTGGTTTTTAATGCCTCTTCTAAATTGTTTTTAGTTATTCCCATAAAAAAAGAATAGTTGGCCATGGAGGTTTTTGAAGCTAGGTCATACTTTTGTTCTAAAAGTTCTTGGGTAAGTGTGTTTGGAATCGTGTTAGGCATATCCATAAATGAAGTAATTCCGCCTGCTACGGCTGCTTTTGATTCAGAATCAATAGTTGCTTTATAAGTAAGGCCTGGATCACGAAAATGAACTTGGTCATCAATTACTCCTGGCATTAGTACTAAGCCTTCGGCATTAATTTCAAAATACGATTCTGAAGGATTTAAATTAATAGAGTCACTAACCTTCTCAATTCTATCATTTGATATTAAAACATCAGCTACATTAATTTTACCTTCGTTTACAATAGTTGCTTTTCGTATAATTGTTTTCATTAATTTATTTTTTGATTGCTCTTTGCAGTCGGTCATTAATAGTTTTTCCTAGTCCGTTGTCGGGCATTTTTTCTGCAATGATGACGTCTAAATTCTTTTTGTCTAAGCGATGCATGGCAGCATATAGGTTTTTGGCAGCTTCTTTCAAATTTCCTGAGTCGGATAATATTTCTTGATGTATTATAGTCTCATTTTTTATTTTGTTTTGAAATAATAACAAGCCTATTTTTTTGTTTTCAAATGATGTAATGAGTTCATCAATGTTTTGAGTTAAATAGGTGGTTGTTTTTGGAGCATAATGTCTCGAGAGCATTCCTGGTGCTTCTGGACTGCTATTGTTGTTTGATTTGACAGAGATTTTGCCAGTAATCTTTTCAATTTCTTCAATCGCGATAGAGCCATGTCTATAGAGTACAGCCTGATTGTTTTCAAATCCTATTATGGTTGATTCTACACCATTAGTACATTCGCCTCCATCTAAAATAAATTCTAGATTATCTTCGAAATAGTTAGCTACATGATTAGCACTCGTAGGGCTAATGGAACCAAAAGGATTAGCACTTGGTGCGGCCAATGGGAAGTCCAGTTTTTCTAAAAGAGCTAAAGTTAAAGGGTGATTAGGGACTCTGACAGCAACAGTATCTTTTCCTGCAGTAATTAAATCAGGAATGTGGGCTTGTTTCTTTACAATTAACGTTAAGGAACCCGGCCAAAATTGATTTGCGAGTCGGATAGCCATTTCTGGAATATCACAAGCTACCTGATGGATGAATTCTGTCGATTTGATATGAACAATTAATGGATTGTAAAAGGGTCTTTTTTTTAATTCGAATATTTTTTTTATTGCACTTTCATTGTATGCATTTCCCGCTAATCCGTATACGGTTTCAGTAGGAATTGCAACTATTTCGTTGTTTTCAAGTGTGTTTTTAACTGTGTTTATATCGGTGGTAATCAATTTTTAGTTTTTTTAAGGGTTACAATTGTCACAATACATTGGATCTTCTGCTTGTTTACCAAAAGGGTACTTTTCTTCTTCTACATAGTCGCACTTTTGACATTGATAGATGTAACTTGAAATGGAGCGTGTAGGGAAATTACATTGTTCGCAACGTAATCCTTTTTTAGCATCGGTAATTCCAAATCCAGGAGTATGGCAATGCGGACAACAACTGTTTATTTTCTTTGCTAATTTTTGGGTAGCCTGGGCTATAATTTTCATTCGGGTAGGATTGTACATTGCTCTCATATCTGTTTCGATGTAGGCGCTTCCATATAAATCGTATAATTCATTATATGCTTTGTTGAGACTTTGCCAATCAGTTATTCCTTTTTGAATGTTGGTATATTGAGTCTGAGATTTTCTAACAATTAAACCATGCGATGGAAATTTGCATTGATTTGCAAATTCAATAAGTTCATCTGTGGAGTTAACTTCTTGACCATTATAATTGGTTTCAAGGCTTAGTTCTCTTGCGATTATTTCTAGATTGTTTTTTTTATCAATGAATACCAAAAATTCATCGTCAGCGGGTGCGATAAAAACACTAGGATGCCTTCCAAAGGAGCCTTCACTAGCAATTGCTAAATCATATCCCATCAAATCCATGGCTTGGTAACATTTCTTTTTCGCAGTAGTAATAGGATCATCTTTACGGTCTACCTCGCCGGTAAACGTTCCTAATTGATCGGTGTCAAAAGAAGTGGTGACCACACATTTTACGCCTAATTCTTTTTCTAATATTGGCGCAATAACCATTTCTTTTTGGTGTTTTGTTGCAATTAATAATTTTCTGCCTTCAAACATTACTGTTATTTATTTGTAATCAAACGAATGTTTACTTCAGATTGTATTTCAAAAGTTTGGTTGTTTTCTTGGGCTTGAGTGATTAAGTTTAATATTT is from Flavobacterium sp. NG2 and encodes:
- a CDS encoding peptidylprolyl isomerase, which translates into the protein MKKNILYFLLIIFSFYSCKDENDNLADGLYAKIETNRGEIILELNYTKAPITVANFITLAEGKNNFVTNEHLKGRPFYDGLKFHRVINDFMIQTGDPLGTGSGDAGYKFKDEITDLRFSDGGVLAMANNGPATNSSQFFITHLPTSWLDGKHTIFGHVVDKGMEVVNQIQQNDFIKSVTIIRKGEAAKKFNAEKTFYDYFSVEAEKQKKKLAELSVYDEKFKEVREDKTNYFNALKAKATKTSTGLKYVITKKSAGKKPSKGTEIFIHYAGFLEDGRLFDTSIQNIAKTFGKFDPARAEANQYIPIPFQAGRKDGMIPGFIEGLEKLSFGDKAVLFIPSHLAYGAGGAGDVIPPNANIIFEIELLESQQ
- a CDS encoding DUF6671 family protein, which encodes MFEGRKLLIATKHQKEMVIAPILEKELGVKCVVTTSFDTDQLGTFTGEVDRKDDPITTAKKKCYQAMDLMGYDLAIASEGSFGRHPSVFIAPADDEFLVFIDKKNNLEIIARELSLETNYNGQEVNSTDELIEFANQCKFPSHGLIVRKSQTQYTNIQKGITDWQSLNKAYNELYDLYGSAYIETDMRAMYNPTRMKIIAQATQKLAKKINSCCPHCHTPGFGITDAKKGLRCEQCNFPTRSISSYIYQCQKCDYVEEEKYPFGKQAEDPMYCDNCNP
- the gldI gene encoding gliding motility-associated peptidyl-prolyl isomerase GldI, which translates into the protein MSYKIVFGVFLSLFLLNCKHNQEVRRPISHASGTFMKKSIDRNKKLNASEEERIKAIIKKDSKTQYYTSDKGYWYNYITKNLQDTITPKKGDVAFFNYEIKDIDGKIIYSELELRPQTYYVDKEDILIGLRDGIKLMHRGEKVNFFFPSHKAYGYRGDTKKIGTNEPLLITVTLKDFKSEVAYQKEQEERKIATQVALQNALNDSNNPTEKTEHKAPKTPIKRKDSIK
- a CDS encoding L-threonylcarbamoyladenylate synthase, translated to MITTDINTVKNTLENNEIVAIPTETVYGLAGNAYNESAIKKIFELKKRPFYNPLIVHIKSTEFIHQVACDIPEMAIRLANQFWPGSLTLIVKKQAHIPDLITAGKDTVAVRVPNHPLTLALLEKLDFPLAAPSANPFGSISPTSANHVANYFEDNLEFILDGGECTNGVESTIIGFENNQAVLYRHGSIAIEEIEKITGKISVKSNNNSSPEAPGMLSRHYAPKTTTYLTQNIDELITSFENKKIGLLLFQNKIKNETIIHQEILSDSGNLKEAAKNLYAAMHRLDKKNLDVIIAEKMPDNGLGKTINDRLQRAIKK
- a CDS encoding bifunctional oligoribonuclease/PAP phosphatase NrnA, coding for MKTQDIQAIQLLLASPKKIAIIPHRNPDGDAMGSTLALYHFLLKLNHQAIVIVPNEFPDFLAWLPGSKTVKVFEKDKENCTKILNEADLIFTLDFNAFHRTGNEMEVVLAEQKATFIMIDHHQKPDDYSTYMYSDTSIGSTCEMIYNFISFLDKKELIDTTIGTCIYTGILTDSGSFKFPGTTGNTHRIVAELIDLGVQNTQIPNLLFDNSSYSRLQLLGRALQNMKILAEHNTAYTTLTQDELDTFHYVKGDTEGIVNYGLSIKGIIFTAIFIENKDEKIIKISFRSQGDFDANQFARDHFNGGGHRNAAGGKSELSMEDTIQKFENIVTQLTYTQHEL
- a CDS encoding peptidylprolyl isomerase; protein product: MKLKFLCLVLLGVLNIQAQTTKKTVVTKKPTTTTKAASKKPAEGIFATINTTKGTIVIELEYQKTPVTVANFISLAEGTNKFVKDEKLKGKPFFNGLKFHRVINDFMIQGGDPQGTGAGDPGYAFKDEFLPELKFDKGGILAMANSGPKTNGSQFFITHKETPWLDGKHTIFGHVTEGMDIVNAITQGDVTTKITITKVGALAKKFDAAKVFTNYFNNKAEDDKKQALIDEENRQKEIALQEEQKRAYFEKYAPVIAAKKAYINEVKASAKTTASGLAYKVINKGNGVKPAPGSTIYFHYAGYFEDGTLFDTSYEELSKTYGQHNPNRAAQNGYQPFPYEVGKKDSMIPGFTEAMELLTIGEKIIAVIPSNLAYGESGAGGVIPPNATLIFEIEAFKDKTASKQ
- a CDS encoding dihydroorotase is translated as MKTIIRKATIVNEGKINVADVLISNDRIEKVSDSINLNPSESYFEINAEGLVLMPGVIDDQVHFRDPGLTYKATIDSESKAAVAGGITSFMDMPNTIPNTLTQELLEQKYDLASKTSMANYSFFMGITKNNLEEALKTNTENVCGITDDGLYFNNDEGILANYPDFLEKLFARTDTLVALHSEDEAIIKQNTAIYKKLYNNDIPFKYHAKIRSEEACYKATKQVIEIAKKHNNRLHLYHISTLAEANLFNNQIPINQKRITAEACVHHLWFSEEDYEVLGAKIKWNPSIKTKKDKNGLLTALLEDKLDIIATDHAPHSIEEKTGNYFQAVSGGPLVQHALVAMLELHHQGKISLEKIVEKMCHNVAECYKIKERGYIREGYYADLVLVDLNKTWNVTPNSILYKCKWSPFENQNFKSSVTKTFVNGKLVYDNGVFDENNKGMRLKFSKTR
- a CDS encoding RidA family protein, which gives rise to MKRENILTGSPWEDKMGYCRAVRIGNIIEVSGTVAIIDGDKVKADDAHAQTLNILERVEKVLEDLNASMKDVIRTRIFTTDVSTFEAVATAHAQFFKDVKPTTGFYGINQLVAPEYLVEIELTAVLSV
- a CDS encoding voltage-gated chloride channel family protein; this encodes MLEKVKTILPILLKWFFICVLIGFFSGSASAFFLVSLEWVTQIREHHNWIVWLLPMGGLLIGLGYHYYGTSVVKGNNLLLEEYDKPQKVIPLKMAPFVLIGTLITHLFGGSAGREGTAVQMGGAIADQFKIIFNLENTDRRALIVMGISAGFASVFGTPLAGAIFAIEVLYCSKIDFKSIILSFAVAFMAHFTVEFWAVKHTHYSIPTIPNINGTILLWIVLASIFFGFAAMLFSRTTHFWGRLFSKNIKYPPLRPFIGGTILALAIYFFNVHKFVGLGVPVIVDAFSNPSENYDFLLKILFTGFTLGCGFKGGEVTPLFFVGATLGSALSLIIPLPIALLAGMGFVAVFSGATHTPIACTAMGMELFGFESGLYIALACCIAYLFSGSVGIYSSQNSKGAKHKLYQRFKRANLKHL